The Rhodanobacteraceae bacterium genomic sequence CCGGCAGTGGGGCAGCAAGACGCCGGGCCATCCCGAACGCGGCCACACGCCGGGCGTCGAGACCACCACCGGCCCGCTGGGGCAGGGCATGGCCAATGCGGTAGGGATGGCGATGGCCGAGGCCCAGCTCGCCGCGCGCTACAACCGCGAAGGCCACAAGGTGGTCGATCACCATACGTATGCGATCGTCAGCGACGGCGATTTGATGGAAGGCGTGGCGTCGGAAGCCGCCTCGCTGGCTGGTCATTTGAAGCTCGGCAAGCTGATTTGTCTGTACGACGACAACTACGTGACGCTTGCGGCCGGCACCGACATCACCTTTACCGAGAACCGCGCGGCGCGTTTCAAGGCCTACGGCTGGCACGTGCAGACGGTCGAGAACGGCAACGATCTCGAGGCCATCGAAAAGGCCATCAAGCGCGCCAAGGGCAAGAAGGACCAGCCATCGCTGATCCTGGTGCGCACGCATATCGGATACGGCTCGCCGCTGCAGGACAGTTACAAGGCGCATGGTTCGCCGCTGGGCGCGGACAATGTCGCCAAGACCAAACAGAAGCTCGGCTGGCCGGTGGAACCGGCGTTCCTGGTGCCGGAACAAGCGCTGGCGCATTTCCGCGAAGCCGAGAAAAAGGGCAAGGGCGCCGAGGCGAGCTGGAAGCGCCGCTGGAACAAATATGCCAAGGCTTTTCCGGAACTTGCGGCGGAATTGCAAGGTTCGCTCGATGGCAAATTGCCCGCCGGATGGGACGCCGACATTCCGGTGTTTCCGGCCGACGCCAAGGGCCTGGCGACCCGCGTCGCGGGTGGCAAGGTGCTGTCGGCGATCGCGCCGAAGCTGCCCGCGATCAGTGGCGGTTCGGCCGACCTCGATCCCTCCACCCATACCGCGGTAAAGGGTCTCGGCGTGTTCTCGCCCGGCAAGGAGCCGGACGAGCAGGGCGATCCCGACGAAGTGTGGAGCTACGCCGGACGCAACCTGCATTTCGGCGTGCGCGAACACGCGATGGGCGCGATCGCCAACGGCATGGCCGCGCACGGCGGCTTCATCCCGTACACCGCCACCTTCATGGTGTTCTCCGACTACATGCGCCCGCCGATGCGCCTGGCCGCGATCATGGGCCTGCGCGTGATCAACGTGTTCACGCACGACTCGATCGCGGTGGGCGAGGACGGCCCGACCCACGAGCCGGTCGAACAATTGGCCGGCCTGCGTTCGGTGCCGAACCTCGACGTGATCCGCCCGGGCGATGCCAACGAAACCGCCGTCGCGTGGAAGGTCGCGATCGAGAGCGCGAAGAACCCCACCGCGATCATCCTGTCGCGCCAGAACGTGGCGACGCTGGATCGCAACAAGTACGCCAGCGCCGAGGGTTTGCGCAAGGGCGCGTACGTCTTGCTCGATGCGCCCGGCGGATCGCCGGAACTGATCGTGATCGGCACCGGCGCCGAAACCGATCTGGTGGCGAAAGCGGTCGAAAAACTGCAGGCCGAAGGCATCAAGGCGCGCGCAGTGTCGA encodes the following:
- a CDS encoding Transketolase; this translates as MAADLDQTCVNTIRFLSVDMVQKANSGHPGLPLGAAPMAYVLWTKFLKHHPSNPHWVDRDRFVLSAGHGSALQYSLLYLTGYDLTLDDIKQFRQWGSKTPGHPERGHTPGVETTTGPLGQGMANAVGMAMAEAQLAARYNREGHKVVDHHTYAIVSDGDLMEGVASEAASLAGHLKLGKLICLYDDNYVTLAAGTDITFTENRAARFKAYGWHVQTVENGNDLEAIEKAIKRAKGKKDQPSLILVRTHIGYGSPLQDSYKAHGSPLGADNVAKTKQKLGWPVEPAFLVPEQALAHFREAEKKGKGAEASWKRRWNKYAKAFPELAAELQGSLDGKLPAGWDADIPVFPADAKGLATRVAGGKVLSAIAPKLPAISGGSADLDPSTHTAVKGLGVFSPGKEPDEQGDPDEVWSYAGRNLHFGVREHAMGAIANGMAAHGGFIPYTATFMVFSDYMRPPMRLAAIMGLRVINVFTHDSIAVGEDGPTHEPVEQLAGLRSVPNLDVIRPGDANETAVAWKVAIESAKNPTAIILSRQNVATLDRNKYASAEGLRKGAYVLLDAPGGSPELIVIGTGAETDLVAKAVEKLQAEGIKARAVSMPSWELFAAQDQGYRDSVLPPNVHARLAVEAGVREGWERWVGDRGSGIGVNRYGASAPGELVLEKYGFTVDNVIAKAKALLG